The Haloterrigena salifodinae genomic interval GTGGGTCACCGTCGAGGACGACGGTCGCCGCACGTTCGACCAACTCCAGTACGTCATCGACACGCTCTCGGATTCGCCCAACTCGCGCCGGCTCGTCGTCAACGCCTGGCATCCCGCCAACGCGGCCGTCTCGACGCTTCCTCCGTGTCACTACTCCTTCGTCTTCAACGTGCAGGGCGACCGCCTGAACTGCCACTTGACCCAGCGCTCGGGCGACACCGCGCTGGGAATTCCCTTTAATATCGCCGCGTACGCGCTGCTGACCAAAGTCATCGCCCAGCAGACCGGCTTCGAACCGGGTACGTTCGCCCACACCGTCGTCGACACGCACGTCTACTGCGGCCGCGGCGACCGCGGCGAGTGGTACGCCGACAACCTCGAGGCGCTCCAGTCTCGTCTTGACGATGTCGACAACCGCGAGGACTACCTCGAGGTCAAGGCGTGGCTCGAGTCCGAGGCCCCCGACGAAGCCGGGGACGACGAGCGACTCGACCACGTGCCGGGGCTACTCGAGCAGTTATCCCGAGAGCCCCTCGAGCGGCCGACGCTCGAGGTGGCCGACGTCTCGATCGACGAACTGGCCTACGAGGACGTCGAACTGAAGAGCTACGAGTCCCACGAGGGCATCGAGTTTTCAGTGGCCGAATGACCGCTGACGAGACAGTTCCGCCCGAGACCGACCGCGAACTCGTCGGCATCGTCGCCGTCGCCGACAACGGCGTCATCGGGAAGGACGGCGACATGCCGTGGCATATCCCCGCGGACTTACAGCACTTCAAGGAGACCACGATGGACCACCCGGTGATCATGGGCCGGGTCACCTACGAGGGGATCCTCAAGGCACTGGGCAAACCGCTGCCCGGTCGGACGACGGTGGTTCTGACGAGTCGGGACCTCGAGACGCCCGAGAACGCCGTGGTCGCAGGGAGCCTCGAGGAAGCGCTCGAGACGGCGGAGACGGCCGCGCGAGAACGCCACGATGGCGCGGACCGGATCTTCGTTGCCGGCGGCGCGACCGTCTACGAGCAGTTCCTGCCCGCACTCGATCGCCTGATCGTGACCGAGGTC includes:
- the thyA gene encoding thymidylate synthase, which translates into the protein MQQYLELVDTVLSEGTYKPNRTGVDTISSFSEHYEVDLQEGYPLLTTKQMDGYRWNSMLHEVCWYLSGEEHIRNLRDETKIWNAWADEEGRLDTAYGRFWRRFPIPEDEAQLEGESWPDDAQQWVTVEDDGRRTFDQLQYVIDTLSDSPNSRRLVVNAWHPANAAVSTLPPCHYSFVFNVQGDRLNCHLTQRSGDTALGIPFNIAAYALLTKVIAQQTGFEPGTFAHTVVDTHVYCGRGDRGEWYADNLEALQSRLDDVDNREDYLEVKAWLESEAPDEAGDDERLDHVPGLLEQLSREPLERPTLEVADVSIDELAYEDVELKSYESHEGIEFSVAE
- a CDS encoding dihydrofolate reductase, whose translation is MTADETVPPETDRELVGIVAVADNGVIGKDGDMPWHIPADLQHFKETTMDHPVIMGRVTYEGILKALGKPLPGRTTVVLTSRDLETPENAVVAGSLEEALETAETAARERHDGADRIFVAGGATVYEQFLPALDRLIVTEVHEEPDGDTRFPDWNREDWRVVARDERDGFGFVEYARSD